TGGAAGCGCAAGCATGCTTATGAATGTTGCTTAAAGCTTCTTGAACTATCCTGAAGATGGCAACCTCAACGCCTTTATTATCTACATCACCTGCCTCTCCAAGAACCTTAAATTCGACATCTATTCCCGAAAGTTTCTTCCACTCCTCAATATATCTATTTAACGCCGAAACCAAGCCAAGGTCTTCCAGAAGCATGGGACGAAGATCAGTTATAAACCTTCTGACATCAGATAGATTGGCCTGTAATATCTCTTTAAGACCAGATATTTCTTTTCTAACCCTTCCAAGGTCTCCCATTTCTAAAAAGCGCTCGCAGATATCAAGCCTGAATATAGCGTTAGCAAGATATTGCGCAGGCCCATCGTGAATCTCCCGAGCGAGTCTTTTTCTCTCCTTCTCCAAAGCCTGAACTACCATAGGAGCAAGCTCTGCTCTGCCCTTAAGCTCAAGAATCTCCCTCTGCACCTTCTCAATATTTCCGCTTAGCAAATCCATAGCAACCTTAAGTCGCTTAGCAAGCTCATCGACTTTTCCCACAAGCCTTTCAAGCTCCCTGATCCTTCTATCTACCTCATCTCTTTCCCTCCTTAAGCTTCTTTCCCTTTCCCTAAGCTTAAAAAGATTAAGCTGCTTCTTCTCAGCGGTGCCATAAGCCTCCTTTATATCCTGCTCAGAATACTTAGAAAAGTCAGCACTCACCTTAGCAAGCCATTTTCTCGCAACCTCGAAGCTCTTCTCAGCCTCATCAACTTCCCCTATGATTTTCTCTATCTCAGATGCAAGCTTTTCTCTTCTTAAATACAGGCTCTGAAGCTCCCTACGAGCCTCCTCACCTATCGAGTGAACTTCGCTATGGGCATCTTTGAGAGCTCCGAGTATCTTGTCCTGAATTTCAGAAAGAAGCTTTAATAGATCTTCTTTCACCGCTTACCCCCTTTTAAAAGAAAAAATTCTATGATAGAATTAAGAGCGTTCTGAAAAAGGAGGTGAAAAGATCTTGCCGAATACGCGGTCCGCTGCCAAAAAGCTTAGGGTCTCTGAGAGAAACAGAATTTATAACAGATTTTGGAAAAGCAGAGTGAAAACCGAAATAAAAAAGGTTCTTGCTGCTATTGAAGCTAAGGATCTTGAGCTCGCTGAAAAGCTCTTCAGGCAAGCCACATCTATAATAGACAAGGCAGTTAGGAAGGGCGTTCTCCATCGCAACAACGGCGCGAGAAAGAAATCTCGCCTTGCGCGGAAGATTAATCAGCTTAAAGCCCTCCTCCAGGCGCAGAATTCTCCCTCTTCTTAAAGAGCGGAGTCATAGCCCAGAGAATCAAAGAGTAAGGATTCCTATTCCCTCTCTTTAAGAGATCATCCACCGTAGCAAGACGCTTATAAGACAAAGAAAGGGATCGAGGGGCGTAAGAAAGCGCCCCCTTTTTTATTCTCTTTCCAAAAAACGGATGGAACTCTTTTAGAATCTCTCCCTCGAGTTGGGGGTCTAAGGACAGAAAAAGCATTAGTCTAATATATTTGGACAACATAGATATAACCTTTGCAGGTGGCTCCTTAAGAATAAAAGCTCTTTCCAAAGCTTTTATGAACTTAAAGCCATCCCCATTCAGAACCGAATCAAGAAGCTCAAACGGCGACCCTTCAAGAAAGGTCGATGAAACATCGTGGACGTCCTCAACGGTTATCTCCTCTCTCTCCCCAACATAAAGCACAAGCTTCTCTATCTCCGTATCCATAACCTCAAGATCCGAGGAGAACCTCTCCGCAAGAAGCTGGATAACATCACCACTTGCTTTTTTCCCCCAGCGCCTGATTTCCTCTTCTATCCAGCGTATTAATCCCTTACCTGTGGGTTTCCTAAGCTCCGCTAAGAGTTTTCGCGCCTTAATAGCATCGAAGACCTTTCCCGATGGCAAGCTCTCATCAGAAAGGAGAAAAAACACTCCTGGATTAGGAGCAGAAAGATAATTCAGGAAAAGATCCTCACCTCCATTATCTATCTTACCAGCGTTTTTAACAACTATGAGCCTGCGAGGAGAAAAAAGAGAAAAAGACTTTCCCTCCTCATAAAGATCTTTCCAGGAGAGCTCTTCCCCCCTAAGAATGGACATCTCATCGAGCCCCTTAGCGTTTCTCTCTATCCATCTTTCAAGTAGAGCATCATCTTTACAAACAAGGAAAAATACCGGTTTAAGCTTCATTCGACCACTATGCTTACTAATTTCCTCGGAACAACAACAACCTTTTTAACCTTCCTATCACCTATTCTCTTCATAACTATATCACTCTCCAGAATTAACCTTTTCACCTCTTCCTCGCTCATATCCACAGGCACTCTAACGCTACCTCTAACCTTCCCATTTATCTGCACAACTATATTAAGCTCCTCCTCCTTAAGAGCTTCGGGATCCACCGAAAGCCAAGGATGATAGGCCAATATCTCGTCATGCCCAAGTCTCTGCCACAGCTCTTCACATATATGGGGAGTAAAGGGGTAAAGCATGACTATCAAAGCCTCTACTCCTTCTTTAAAGACGCGAAGCTCCTCCTCGTTGGATGGATTAAGATCTCCAAGATCATTAGAAAGCTCCATAAGTGCGCTTATAGCGGTGTTAAAGTGAAATCTGTCCTTTATATCATTTGTAACCTTCTCAATGGTTTTATGAATCTTTCTCTTAACCTGCCTTCCTCTCTTCGAGGAAATCTTCGATATGGGCAAGGGCTCAGAAGGAAGTTTCCTGAGCTCCTCTATCCTCGCATTTATTAGCTTCCAAACCCTGTTTAAAAACCTATGACAGCCCTCCACACCCTGATCGCTCCACTCAAGGTCCTTTTCAGGAGGCGAGGCGAAAAGTATAAAGAGCCTCGCAGTATCAGCTCCAAACCTTTTCATTATCTCATCGGGATCAACGACATTACCGAGCGACTTTGACATCTTCGCTCCATCCTTTATGACCATTCCTTGAGTAAGCAACCTCTTAAAAGGCTCTCTAACCTTAAGTAGCCCCTGATCGGCTAGGAACTTCGTAAAAAACCTCGAATAGAGAAGATGAAGTATGGCATGTTCTATGCCCCCTATATATTGATCCACCGCCATCCAGTAATCAACATCCTCCTTCTCAAAAGGAGCTTTATCCGTCCAAGGACTGGTAAATCTCAAGAAATACCATGAGGAACACATAAAGGTATCCATAGTGTCGGTCTCTCTCCTCGCAGGACCTCCACACTTAGGGCATTTAGTATTCAAAAACTCCTCATGATATGGAAGCGGAGACCCTCCTCCCTCAAGCAAGTTAACATTAAGGGGAAGCACGACCGGAAGTTCTTCATCGGGAACGGGAACGATTCCACATTCATCACAGTAAACAACCGGTATAGGGGCTCCCCAATACCTCTGCCTTGAGATCAACCAATCCCTGAGCTTATAATTAACTTTCTTTCCGCCGAGTCCCTTTTCCTTAAGCCACTCTGCCATTTTTTCTATTCCTTCTCTATTCGGCAAGCCAGACCAGGGACCCGAGTTAACCATAACTCCATCTCCCTCATACGCTTCCTCAATCTCTTCAGGGAGATCCTCACCAACCGGTTTTATAACTACTTTTATGGGTAAGTTATATTGCCTGGCAAACTCAAAGTCCCTCTGATCGTGCGCTGGAACGCCCATTATAGCACCGGTTCCATATTCCATAAGTATGTAATCTGCTACCCAAACGGGAACTTTCTCACCATTGAACGGATTCTTAGCGTAAAATCCCGTGAATATGCCTTTCTTCTCTCTTCCAGCTGCGCTACGCTCAACCTCGCTCTCACGCAGGACATCATCGACAAACGCCCTTATCTCATCTCCTTTAGGTGAAAGTTTAACGAGCTCATCAACTATGGGATGCTCAGGAGCAAGCGCCACAAAGGTCGCTCCATAAATCGTGTCTATCCTTGTTGTGAATATAGGTATCTTTATACCATGTTCCTCTATCTCGAAAAAGGTCTCAACCCCCCAGCTTTTGCCTATCCAATTTCTTTGCATGGTTTTAACTCGCTCGGGCCAGCCGTCAAGCTCATCAAGCGATTGAAGAAGCTCTTCAGCGTAAGCCGTGATTTTCAAAAACCACTGACTGAGCTTCTTTTTTTGAACGAGAGAGCCACATCTCCAGCACCGCCCACTCTCAACCTGCTCATTAGCCAGAACGGTTCTACAACTCGGACACCAGTTAACGGGAGCCTCCTTCTTATAAGCAAGCCCGTTTTTAAAGAAGAGAAGGAAAAGCCACTGAGTCCACTTGTAATAATCGGGAGAGCAGGTCGCTACTTCTCTGTCCCAGTCATAGCTCACTCCCATCTCT
The genomic region above belongs to Synergistota bacterium and contains:
- the holA gene encoding DNA polymerase III subunit delta, giving the protein MKLKPVFFLVCKDDALLERWIERNAKGLDEMSILRGEELSWKDLYEEGKSFSLFSPRRLIVVKNAGKIDNGGEDLFLNYLSAPNPGVFFLLSDESLPSGKVFDAIKARKLLAELRKPTGKGLIRWIEEEIRRWGKKASGDVIQLLAERFSSDLEVMDTEIEKLVLYVGEREEITVEDVHDVSSTFLEGSPFELLDSVLNGDGFKFIKALERAFILKEPPAKVISMLSKYIRLMLFLSLDPQLEGEILKEFHPFFGKRIKKGALSYAPRSLSLSYKRLATVDDLLKRGNRNPYSLILWAMTPLFKKRENSAPGGGL
- a CDS encoding 30S ribosomal protein S20, with translation MPNTRSAAKKLRVSERNRIYNRFWKSRVKTEIKKVLAAIEAKDLELAEKLFRQATSIIDKAVRKGVLHRNNGARKKSRLARKINQLKALLQAQNSPSS
- a CDS encoding histidine kinase encodes the protein MKEDLLKLLSEIQDKILGALKDAHSEVHSIGEEARRELQSLYLRREKLASEIEKIIGEVDEAEKSFEVARKWLAKVSADFSKYSEQDIKEAYGTAEKKQLNLFKLRERERSLRRERDEVDRRIRELERLVGKVDELAKRLKVAMDLLSGNIEKVQREILELKGRAELAPMVVQALEKERKRLAREIHDGPAQYLANAIFRLDICERFLEMGDLGRVRKEISGLKEILQANLSDVRRFITDLRPMLLEDLGLVSALNRYIEEWKKLSGIDVEFKVLGEAGDVDNKGVEVAIFRIVQEALSNIHKHACASKVKLLLEIRKDFVSVLIEDDGVGFDIEEAKKKSIEKGSLGIFSMEERARALGGTLKIVSGQGRGTKIMVRIPQGGGSLDKNYARG
- a CDS encoding leucine--tRNA ligase encodes the protein MDTYDFRTIEAKWQKYWDENKVFKCERDPSRKKYYVLEMFPYPSGTLHMGHLRNYAIGDVVARFLRMNGYNVLHPMGWDAFGLPAENAAIKSGVHPSEWTWRNIRHMRKQLKEMGVSYDWDREVATCSPDYYKWTQWLFLLFFKNGLAYKKEAPVNWCPSCRTVLANEQVESGRCWRCGSLVQKKKLSQWFLKITAYAEELLQSLDELDGWPERVKTMQRNWIGKSWGVETFFEIEEHGIKIPIFTTRIDTIYGATFVALAPEHPIVDELVKLSPKGDEIRAFVDDVLRESEVERSAAGREKKGIFTGFYAKNPFNGEKVPVWVADYILMEYGTGAIMGVPAHDQRDFEFARQYNLPIKVVIKPVGEDLPEEIEEAYEGDGVMVNSGPWSGLPNREGIEKMAEWLKEKGLGGKKVNYKLRDWLISRQRYWGAPIPVVYCDECGIVPVPDEELPVVLPLNVNLLEGGGSPLPYHEEFLNTKCPKCGGPARRETDTMDTFMCSSWYFLRFTSPWTDKAPFEKEDVDYWMAVDQYIGGIEHAILHLLYSRFFTKFLADQGLLKVREPFKRLLTQGMVIKDGAKMSKSLGNVVDPDEIMKRFGADTARLFILFASPPEKDLEWSDQGVEGCHRFLNRVWKLINARIEELRKLPSEPLPISKISSKRGRQVKRKIHKTIEKVTNDIKDRFHFNTAISALMELSNDLGDLNPSNEEELRVFKEGVEALIVMLYPFTPHICEELWQRLGHDEILAYHPWLSVDPEALKEEELNIVVQINGKVRGSVRVPVDMSEEEVKRLILESDIVMKRIGDRKVKKVVVVPRKLVSIVVE